The DNA sequence GGCATCTTCAGCGGCTTTTATCTTAGACGGTGCAAAAATAAACTTGCCAAGTGGTAAAAAATCATTGGCTCTATCTGCTTATCCGGTTGAAAGTAACGGGAATGATGCTTGGGGACGTTCTACCGAATACGTAAAAGCATCGATAGAAAATTATTCTAAAAGATGGTTTGAATATCCTTATCCGGCAGCAACAAATGTTGCAGGAAATGAGGGCGGAATGGAATATCCGGGTATTGTTTTCTGCGGATGGAAATCTAAAGGAGATGATTTATGGGGAGTTACAGATCACGAATTCGGACACATTTGGTTTCCTATGATTGTAGGTTCTAATGAGCGTTTATTTGCCTGGATGGATGAAGGTTTTAATACTTTTATAAACTCGGTTAGTTCTTTTGATTTTAATAACGGAGAATACAAGCAAAAAGCGATTGACATGCACGAAGGTGCAGAAGATTTAACCAGTCCTGATTTAGAAACTATTATGAGTTCTCCTGACAATATGAAGGAGGGTAATATTGGTACATTATGTTACTTTAAACCAGCTGCAGGTCTGTCAATTTTGAGAGAGCAAGTTTTAGGTGAAGAGCGTTTTGACAAAGCATTGCGTACTTATGTAGAGCGTTGGGCTTTTAAACACCCGACTCCGGATGACTTTTTCAGAACAATTGAAAATGTTGCAGGAGAAGATTTAAGTTGGTTCTGGAGAAGCTGGTTCGTAAATAACTGGCGTTTTGACCAAGGTATCAACAGTATTAAATATGTGAAAAACAATCCTGCAAAAGGAGTGATTATTTCAGTAGAGAATTTTGATAAAATGCCGATGCCAATTGTTTTAGATGTGAAAACAAAAAGCGGAAAAGTAACAAGAGTTAAATTGCCGGTTGAAATTTGGCAACGTAATAAGGATTGGTCATTCAAACACAATTCTACTGAAGAAATTGAAAGCATTACATTAGATCCGGATCACGTTTTTCCTGATCATACAGAAAGTAATAATGTTTGGACAGCCGGAAAAGGTGTAATAGAGAAAGACATTGTGTTAGACGGATATTTAGGAACTTATACCACTAAAAACGCTCCGTTAACAATTGATTTTACAGAGAAAAACGGTACTTTAAGCGCTGAAATTACAAACTTTCCTAAGTTTTCTGTTAAAGCTGTAGCTGATGAAAAAGATACATTTGAATCAAAAAGAGCAGGATTAAAATTCAAATTTAACGAAGCTAAAACCGGATTAGATATGACTGTTTTAGGAAATGGACAAGTAATACCGTTTACTAAGAAATAGAATAGAAAACAGTAAAATGTTTATTACCCGATAGTTATTAAATACTATCGGGTTTTTTTATGTCCAAAAATAACAAAGCATTAAAAAAATGTTAGAATTTAAATTTTTTGTTTTGTGAATAAAAAAATAGTGTACTTTTGCATCGATGAATAAAATAAGTTTAAATACAACTTCTTTGTCACGGACAAACTCACCTAGTACTTCTCCCGAAGTGCGGACACTATCTGTATAGTAGCCACTGAGTTTTTCGTCGCGTATTTATTTCTATTCATTTTTCATTTTGAAATCACATACTTTGTCCATTGGACAAACCTATCCTAAAAGCACCTATTGTTTAAAATTGCCTCATAATCAACTTTTTGATTTAGAAGGGGTTATCTTTATTTTGCTTACTTTTATTGGATTGATTTCTGGATTTCAAACTAAACAATACGTTTTAATTTTTAACTCTAACTTCAATTATTGAAATGAAGATCTCTATTGTTGTAACTCAGGAAGAACATTTTAAGTATGCGCAGGAAATTTGCGATACGATAGAATCATCAGCCTTGTTAAGAGGTACAGGGATTGCTAAAAGAACTCCTGAGTACATTCAGAAAAAAATGTCAAATGCAGATGCAATGATTGCTCTGGCGGATGGAAAGTTTGCAGGTTTTTGTTATATCGAAAGCTGGCAACACGGGAAATTCGTGGCACATTCCGGTTTAATTGTGCACCCCGATTACAGAAGTTTAGGTTTAGCCAAAAAGATAAAATCAAAAGTTTTTGATTACTCGCTGGAAAGATATCCGGACGCTAAAATCTTTGGTATTACCACAGGATTGGCTGTAATGAAAATCAACTCAGATTTGGGTTATAAACCGGTTCCTTTCTCGGAACTTACAACAGATCCAAGTTTTTGGGCGGGTTGTAAAACCTGTACGAATTACGAAATTTTGCAAAGTAAAGATAACAAAATGTGTCTTTGTACCGGTATGTTGTACGATCCAAAAGAGAAACAAAAAACACCACCAAGACACCCTTTTAACGAAAAAGTTCTTAATAGACTGAGAACCATTAAACAAGCCTTATTTTTAAAAAAGTAACATTATGAAAAAAGTTGTATTAGCTTATAGCGGAGGATTAGATACCTCGTATTGTTTGAAATATTTAAAAAACGAAAAAGGATACGAAGTTCATACCGTGCTTGTAGATACAGGAGGATTTGATGCAGAAGAATTGTCAGCTATTGAAAAAAGAGCCTACGAATTAGGAAGTGCACAACACGCCAACCTAACCATTGTAGATAAATATTATGATAAAGCTATAAAATATTTGATTTTTGGAAACGTATTAAAAAACAATACCTATCCACTATCAGTGAGTGCAGAGCGTGTTTTTCAGGCTATTGAAGCTATAAAATATGCTAAAAAAGTAGGAGCAAGTGCCATCGCACATGGAAGTACAGGTGCAGGAAATGATCAAATTCGTTTTGATTTGATTTTCCAGACCATCGCTCCGGAAATTGAAATTATAACTCCAATTAGAGATTTAAAACTTTCGAGACAAGAAGAAGTCGATTATTTGTCCAAAAATGGCGTTCATTATTCTTGGGAAAAAGCCCAATATTCGATTAATAAAGGACTTTGGGGAACAAGTGTTGGAGGAAAAGAGACACTAACTTCAAGTCAGCCATTGCCTGGTGATGCCTATCCTTCACAATTGCAAAAAGAAGGTGAAGAAAAAGTAACGTTACATTTTGAACAAGGCGAATTAGTAGCGGTTAATGGTAAAACAGACAAACCGTCAAATAATATTGTTGCGCTGGAAAAACTGGCAAATGCCTATGCCATCGGAAGAGACATTCACGTAGGTGATACCATTATCGGAATTAAAGGAAGAGTAGGTTTTGAAGCAGCTGCACCGTTAATTATTATCAAAGCACACCATTTATTAGAGAAACATACGCTGGGGAAATGGCAGCAATACTGGAAGGAACAACTAGGAAACTGGTACGGAATGTTGTTTCACGAAGGCCAATTTCTGGATCCCGTGATGAGAAATATCGAAACTTTTTTGCAAGACACCCAAAAGACGGTCAACGGAGTAGTAACCGTTTCTTTAAAACCGTATCATTTTTCGCTTGACGGAATTGAATCTGAAAATGATCTAATGAACACTGGTTTTGGTCAGTATGGCGAAATGAATAATGCCTGGACGTCTGATGATGCAAAAGGATTTATTAAGATTTTAGGAAACGCTCAAAACATATTTTCATCTGTAAACCATTTAGATCATGATTAATGTTGGAATAATTGGTGGTTCGGGCTACACAGCCGGCGAACTCATTAGAATAGCAATGTATCATCCCAACGTAAACTTGGATTTTGTTTACAGTACAACCAATGCTGGGAAACCGCTTTCTGTGGCACACCACGATTTGATGGGGGATATCGAAATGAATTTTACAGATCAAATTAATCCGGATGTAAACGTTGTTTTTTTATGCCTTGGACACGGGAAATCTATTTCGTTTTTGAAAGAAAATAAATTCGCAAGTCACACTAAAATCATCGATTTAGGAAATGATTTTAGATTAACCAAAGAGGCTGATTTTGAAGGAAAACAATTCGTGTACGGATTGCCTGAATTGAATAAAGCAGCCATAAAAAAGGCAAATTATATTGCAAACCCGGGTTGTTTTGCAACTGCTATTCAGTTAGCCTTATTGCCTTTAGCGAAAAATAATTTATTAAAAGAAGACGTTCATATTAATGCCACAACCGGAAGTACTGGTGCCGGAGTTGGATTAGCAGATACTTCGCATTTTAGTTGGAGAAACAATAATATGTCACATTATAAAGCTTTTGAACATCAGCATTTGGGAGAAATCAATCAAAGTGTGGCGCAATTGCAATCTGATTTTTCAGACGAGTTGATTTTTGTTCCGAACAGAGGGGATTTTACAAGAGGAATTTTTGCTACTTTATATACAAGTTCAGAAGAAAGTTTAGAAGATTTGGTTGCTAAATATGAAGATTTCTATAAAAATGAGCCATTTGTAACGGTAACAACAACCAATATCAATATGAAACAGGTAGTACAAACCAATAAATGCATCATTAGTATATTGAAAAAAGGAAATCGGGTTTTAATCACCTCTATTATTGATAACTTAACCAAAGGTGCTTCCGGACAAGCGATTCAAAACATGAATTTGATGTTTGGACTAGAAGAAACCACAGGTTTACATTTGAAACCAAGCGGATTTTAGAAAAAATTTGTTTCAGGTTTTAAGTTTCAAGTTTCACGTCCAGCACGTAACTTGAAACCTGAAACCTGAAACGTTAAACAAAAAAGAGATGAACTTATTTAACGTTTACCCCCTATATAATATTACTCCTGTAAAAGCAATAGATTGTACCATTACAGATGAAAACGGTATAGAATACTTAGATTTATACAGTGGTCACGGTGTGATTTCTATTGGACACACACAACCTGATTATGTTGCTAAATTGAAAAATCAATTGGATCATTTGGGGTTTTACTCCAATGCCATTCAGAATCCTTTGCAAGTTGAACTGGCTCAAAAACTCGGAAAACTTTCAGGATTAGAAGATTATGAGTTATTTTTATGCAGTTCGGGAGCCGAGGCGAATGAAAATGCTTTGAAATTAGCTTCGTTCCACAATGGAAAATCCAGAGTTGTAGCTTTTCATAATTCATTCCACGGAAGAACTTCTGCAGCTGTTGCGGTTACAGACAATAAAAAAATTGTAGCGCCAATAAATGCGCAGCAGGAAGTTACTTTTCTTCCTTTAAATCAAATTGAATTAGTAGAAGCAGAACTTCAAAAAGGAGATGTTTCGAGTGTAATTATTGAAGGAATTCAAGGGGTTGGAGGTTTAGACGAAGGAACAACAGCCTTTTTTCAGGCTTTAGAAAAAGCATGTAAAAAACACGATGTTGTTTTGATTTTAGACGAAGTACAATCCGGATATGGAAGAAGCGGAAAGTTTTTTGCCTTTCAACATCACGGAATTAATGCGGATATTATCTCGGTAGCAAAAGGAATGGGGAATGGTTTTCCGGTTGGAGCTATTTTAATTTCGCCAAAATTTGAAGCAAGTTTTGGTCTGTTAGGAACTACTTTCGGCGGAAGCCACTTGTCTTGTGCCGCTGGAATTGCCGTTCTGGATGTAATTGAAAAATTGGATTTACAGAAGAATGTAAACGAAGTTTCGGCTTATTTTTCAGAACAAATCAAACAAGTTCCGGGTATCAAACAAATTAAAGGAAAAGGATTAATGCTTGGAATTGAATTTGATTTTGACGTTGCCGCATTAAGAAAGAAATTAATTATCGAGAAACATATTTTTACCGGAAGCGCAAACAATAAGAATTTGTTGAGAATTCTACCTCCGTTAACCGTTAAAAAAGCAGATATAGATACTTTTATTGTAGCTTTAAAAGAAAGTTTAGAAGAACTTAAAAATTAATTTTTTTAATATATAAAACAAACCTGACGGGTTTCCAAAACCCGTCAGGTTTAAATAAGTTCCTATTTAACGAAACAAAAACCAACCAACTATAAAATTATGAACCATCAATTAGCAATCGAAAAGCGGAATTTGGTTTTACTGTCAATGGCAAAGCTTGTTGAGCAGGAAAGAAACCAAATTATTCTAACCAATCAGGCTGATTTACTGGCGTACGACGGTTCCGATCTTGCCATGGAAGAGCGCCTAAAAGTAGATGATAAAAAGATTGATGAAATGATTTTATCGTTGAGCCAATTAGCCGCACAAGATGACCCGGTTGGAGTAGAACGATTTCATTTTGAGCATGATAACGGAATCAAGGTGATTAATAAAACAGCAGCATTTGGTACAATATTAATTATTTACGAATCTCGTCCGGACGTAACCATCGAAGCGGGTGGAATCGCTTTCAAATCCGGAAATAAAATTTTATTAAAAGGTGGAAAAGAAGCATTGCAGTCTAATTTGAAAATTGTGAGCTTATGGCATCAGGCTTTAGAGGAAAATCAAGTTTCGAAAGATTGGGTGGAATACTTGAATTTTAATAGAACTGAAACACAAGCTTTTTTAGAAAAACCAACACAGAAAGTAGACTTAATTGTCCCTCGTGGTGGAGAAAAGTTAATTGAGTTTGTAAAAGCACATGCGACTTGCCCTGTAATTGTAAGCGGACGTGGAAACAACTTCGTTTACGTTCATAAAGAAGCGGATACCGATATGGCGCTGAAGGTAATTATGAATGCCAAAACGTCTAAAATTTCGGCTTGTAATGCGCTCGATAAGGTACTGATAGATTCCAGATTGCCGAATTTTGAAGGTTTTGTTGCTTTGTTAATCGAGGATTTGATAGAATCTAATGTGGAAATTATTGCAGATAAAACGTTAGCTACGTTTAAAAATACAACCCTTCTAAAAGAGGAGAATATTTGGTACGAAGAGTTTTTAGATTATAAAATTGTAATTGGAACCATCGATTCGGAAGACCATGCCATCGAAAAAATAAATAAATATTGCGGTGGACATTCCGCTTCAATTATAACCAGAAATACCGCTGTTGCTCAGGAATTCATGGAGAATGTAGATGCAGCCGCCGTTTATCAAAATGCCTCAACACGTTTTACAGACGGTGGACAGCTAGGTTTAGGTGGGGAATTAGCCATAAGCACAGATAAATTGCATCAAAGAGGACCAATTGGCTTACAGCATCTTGTAACCAATAAGTGGTATATTTATGGTGAAGGACAGGTTAGGTGATTTTAGATTTTAGATTGTTGATTTTGAATTGCCGACGTTAGAATTGGAATTTGGAATTTAAAAATTTGGAATTTTATTTTAAAATTTTGTGCCCTTTATGATTAAAAGATTTTTGATTTTTCAAAACTCAACATCTTAGCAACTCAGCATCTTAGAGACTTTAAAAAAATGAAGAAAAAAAGAATTTTATTGAAAATTGGAAGCAATACGCTGACAAAAGAAACCAATCATATTTCGAGAGGAAAAATTGAAGATATCGGAATGCAGATTGCGGCTTTAAACAAAGAGTATGAGTTTGTAATTGTAAGCTCCGGAGCTATTGCAGCAGCGAAACAGTTTGTAAAACTCGAAAGTAAAGGCAAAGAAATTATTGTAAAACAAGCTCTGGCTTCGATTGGGCAGCCCCATTTAATGCGGATTTTTCATGAGAATTTCAGCGATTTGGGTTTGTTGACTTCGCAATGTCTGCTTTCGTATTCTGATTTTGAGAAGGAACAGTCCAAAGTCAATATTGTCAATACAATAAATGTTTTGGTCGAGAACAATTATATTCCGATTATCAATGAAAATGATACTGTTGCGACAGATGAGATTCAGTTTGGGGATAATGATAAATTGGCCGCTTTGACAGCAGTACTTCTAAATGTTGATATTCTGATTATTGCAACCAATACAAGCGGAATTTATACGAAGGATTCTATTCATAATAAAATTCCGGAAACCATAAAATTAGTAGAAGATTTAAAGCTTTTAGAAAAAGAAATTGGAGAATCTAAGTCTTCACATGGAACGGGAGGGATGCAATCTAAAATTGAAGCAGCCGGAATTGCAAAGGCGGCCAATATTGAAACCTGGATCATTAACGGATTAGAAGATAATTTTATTTTGAAAGCCTTAAAAAATGAAATTCCGTTTACTAAGATAGTTTAGAAATGTTTAACGGTTTAATCGTTAATTTGGGTAATGGATTAAAACGGAAGTATTCAATGCTGTTTTTTAGAATGTATAGATGTTAAATTTGTTTAATTGAGAAATCGGTTAAACAGTTCAACAATTAACCGATTAAATAAAAAATTATGAATTATATTTCAATTCAAGATAGTAGCTCATTATCAAAATGGGTAAGAAGTGCTTTAAAAATTAAAAAAAGTCCACTTAAAAATCAAAGTTTAGGGAAGAATAAAACGTTAGGAATGTTATTCTTTAATCCGAGTTTAAGAACGCGTTTGAGCACCCAAAAAGCAGCACTAAATTTGGGAATGAATGTGATGGTAATGAACTTTACCAACGAAGGCTGGACTTTGGAATTTGAAGATGGAGCCGTAATGAATTCAGGTGCTTCCGAGCATATCAAAGAAGCAGCAGAAGTTGTTTCTCAATATTGTGATATTATTGCTATTCGTGCTTTTGCTGGATTGGAGAGCAAAGAAAAAGATTATTCGGAAACCGTTATTTCAGGTTTTATAAAACATGCAACGGTGCCAATAGTAAATATGGAAAGTGCTGTTCGTCATCCCTTGCAATCTTTAGCAGATGCCATTACGATGGAAGAGTACAAAACTGAGCATAAACCTAAAGTAGTACTATCTTGGGCACCACACCCTAAAGCTCTGCCACAAGCAGTGGCCAATTCATTTGTAGAAATGATGCAATTGCAAAAGGAAATGGATTTTGTAATTACACATCCGGAAGGTTATGAATTAAGCCCCGAAATTACAAAAGACTGCAAAATAGAATACGACCAAAATAAGGCTTTCGAAAATGCTGATTTTGTCTACGTAAAAAACTGGAGTAATTTTAACGATTACGGAAAAGTGACCAACATAGATCCATCCTGGACTGTTACAACTGAAAAAATGGCATTGACCAACAACGGAAAATTCATGCATTGTCTTCCGGTACGTCGTAATGTAATTGTAAGCGATGAAGTTATAGATAGTGAAAATTCAATCGTAATTCAACAAGCTAATAACAGAACGTACGCAGCACAGTTGGTGTTACAGAAGATTTTGAAGAAATTGTAATTTTAAAGTTGCTAAGGTTCTAAGTGTCTAAGATACTAAGAGCTTAGTGACTCAGAACCTTAGCTCCTTAGAAACTAAAAATGAAAAAAGTTACCGTAATAAAAATAGGTGGAAACATAATTGATAACCCAACCGAGTTAGAACAATTTTTGACTGATTTTTCTAAAATTGAAGGATACAAGGTAGTTGTTCATGGAGGCGGAAAATCAGCTACTAAAATGGCACAAAGTATTGGTTTAGTCCCTCAAATGATTGAAGGACGTCGCATTACAGATGCTCCGATGCTCGATGTTGCAGTGATGATTTATGCCGGACAGATTAATAAATATATTGTAGCGCAATTACAGGCAAAAGACAACAATGCAATCGGTTTTTCAGGCGCTGACGGAAATCTAATTCAGTCGGAGAAACGAAATCATCCAACAATTGATTATGGTTTTGTGGGCGATGTGAAACAGGTAAATACAATATTGTTGGCTACACTATTGCAAAGTGGAATCGTACCGGTTTTCTGTGCCATTACGCACGATAAAAAGGGACAATTACTAAATACAAATGCCGATACAATTGCAAGTGAATTAGCTATTGCCTTAGCTGAAGTTTTCGATGTAACACTTACGTATTGTTTCGAAAAACAAGGAGTATTGTTAGATTCTGAAGATGATACGTCTGTAATTACAGAAATAAATGAAGCTTTATATGCAAAGCTAAAAGCAGAAGAAGTAATCCATTCCGGAATGATTCCTAAATTGGATAATTGTTTTAATAGTTTATCAAGAGGTGTTCAAAAAATTAAAATTGGACATCACAGGATGTTGCAGAGCCCGGATGTTCTGCACACCACGATTATATTGTAAAGAAAAAGTTGCGAAGTTTCTTAGAAACTAAGATTTTTGCATCTTATAACTTCAGAACCATAGTACCTCAGTACCTAAACAAAAATGAAAAATATAGAAACGCTGACCCAAGAAGCCATTGTTTTATTGAAAAACCTGATTGAAACCCCTTCCTTTTCAAGTGAAGAAGATCAAACCGCTCTTTTAATTGAAAATTGGTTCAATCAAAATGAAATCCCTTTTAAGAGAGAAAACAACAATGTGTGGGCTTTCAATAAAAATTTTGATAAAAATAAACCAACACTTTTATTAAACTCTCATCACGATACCGTAAAACCAAATCAAGCGTACACCAACGATCCGTTTAAAGCGATTGAAAAAGACGGTAAATTATTCGGATTAGGAAGCAATGATGCCGGAGGTTGTCTGGTTTCTTTACTGGCGACTTTTGTGCATTTTTATGCTGTCGAAAATTTATCACACAATATTGTAATTGTCGCTTCTGCAGAAGAAGAGAGTAGCGGTAAAAATGGCTTAAATAGCGTCTTAAAACATTTGCCGGAATTGGACTGTGCGATTGTTGGTGAACCTACTTTAATGCAGTTGGCCGTTGCTGAAAAAGGCTTACTGGTTCTGGATGTTAAAGTAAAAGGTACGGCAAGTCACGCTGCACATCAGAATGATGATAATGCGATTTATAAATCAATTCCGGTAATGGAGTGGTTTAAAAACTATAAATTCGACAAGATATCTGAGGTTTTGGGTCCTGTAAAAATGACTGTAACTCAGATTAGTGCCGGAAAACAGCATAATGTGGTGCCATCAGAATGTGATTTGGTGGTAGATATTCGTGTAACCGACTGTTATTCGAATACCGAAATCCTTGACGTTGTTAAAGCAAATGTAAACGCCGAAGTTACACCAAGATCCATGCATTTAAATGCTTCGTCTATTCCGGTAACACATGGTTTAGTTCAGGCAGGAATCGCTTTAGGAAGAACGACTTACGGTTCGCCAACCCTTTCAGACCAGTCGGTTTTAAGTTGTCAATCGTTAAAATTAGGACCAGGTGAAACCCTACGGTCACATTCAGCCGATGAATTTATCTTTATCAATGAAATTGAGGAAGGAGTCGATTTGTATATCAAAATACTAAGTGATTTTTTTAGATTGTAATATTTTCATCCTGAGCGAAGTCGAAGAATAATTTCTATTGAGCTTAGAAGTAACAATACAAAAATATTTGAGTGTTCTGTCATCAAAATATTTTTAATAAACAAAAACGATTATGCAAAAGCCTATTTTATTATATCAAACAGCAGACACCAATATAAATGTTGAAGTGACTTATATTGATGAGAATTTTTGGTTGACACAAAAAGCTATTGCTGAATTATTTACTGTTGACGTTAGGACTGTTAATGAGCATCTTCAAAATATATTTAATTCGGAAGAGTTAGAAAAAATCGCAACTAACCGGAAAATCCGGATTGTTCAAAAAGAAGGAAATCGTCAGGTAAGTCGTGAGATTGATTTTTATAATCTAGACGCTATAATCGCTGTCGGTTACCGTGTCAATTCAAAACAAGCAACTCAGTTCCGAATTTGGGCGACCAAAACTTTAAAAGAATTTATTATAAAAGGATTTGTATTGAATGATGAAATGTTGAAAAACGGTTCATCATTTGGCAAAGATTATTTTGAAGAATTACTAGGGAAAATAAGAGAAATAAGATCTTCCGAAAGAAGATTTTATCAAAAGATAACAGACATTTATGCGCTTTCTGCGGATTATGAAAAAGGCGCATCAGAAACCAGAGCTTTTTTCGCATCCGTACAGAATAAATTGCATTGGGCAATCTCAGGAAAAACAGCTGCTGAGATTATTTATACAGAAGCAGATGCAGCAAAATTGCATATGGGGTTGTCTACGTGGAAAGATGCTCCCGATGGGAAAATTCAAAAAGCAGATGTTGTAATTGCTAAAAATTATTTAAGTGAAAATCACATTCAGGAATTGAACAGAATAGTGTCGGCTTATTTAGATTTAGCAGAAAATAATGCGAAAAGACAGTTGTTGATGAAAATGGAAGATTGGAGTACTTTTTTAAATAATTTTCTTCAGCTTTCTAATTATCCGATTTTATTAGACAATGGTAAAATCTCATTATTGGAAGCAAAAATAAAAGCAGAATCTGAGTTTGATAAATTTAGAATAATTCAAGATCGGGATTATATTTCTGATTTTGACAGAGAAGTTTTAAAAATAAAGAAGTCAAATAAGTAAGCAAACATAAACCTAACAAGTTTTTAAAATCGGTTAGGTTTTCTTAAAAATATATAGTCTATGAAACTTTGGGAAAAAGGAATACCGACCGACAAACAAATCGAGCAATTTACGGTTGGAAATGATAGAGAACTGGATTTGGTTCTTGCCAAATATGATGCATTAGGTTCTATCGCACATGCCAAAATGCTTGGGCAAATCGGATTATTAACTTCAGAAGAAACAACTTCTTTGGTGGATGCCTTAAATGAAATTATAACTGATATCGCAAAAGGAAACTTCGTGATTGAAGATAGTTTTGAAGACGTTCATTCCAAAATAGAATACCTGCTAACCGTAAAATTAGGCGATGCAGGAAAAAAAATTCACACCGCACGTTCACGTAACGATCAGGTTTTAGTTGATGTGCATTTGTATTTAAAGGACGAAGTAAAAGCCTTAAAAGAGCAGGTAAAAACACTTTTTGATTTGTTGATGGAATCTGCAGAGAAACATCAAAATGTATTATTGCCCGGTTATACACACTTGCAAATTGCAATGCCTTCTTCTTTTGGAATGTGGTTTTCCGCCTACGCGGAAAGCTTGATCGACGACATAACCATGTTGAATGCGGCCGGAAAAATTGTCGACCAAAACCCGTTAGGCTCCGCGGCAGGTTATGGAAGTTCATTTCCAATTAACCGAACCTTTACAACACAGGAATTGGGTTTTGAAACGTTAAAATTC is a window from the Flavobacterium cupriresistens genome containing:
- a CDS encoding M20 family metallo-hydrolase, with amino-acid sequence MKNIETLTQEAIVLLKNLIETPSFSSEEDQTALLIENWFNQNEIPFKRENNNVWAFNKNFDKNKPTLLLNSHHDTVKPNQAYTNDPFKAIEKDGKLFGLGSNDAGGCLVSLLATFVHFYAVENLSHNIVIVASAEEESSGKNGLNSVLKHLPELDCAIVGEPTLMQLAVAEKGLLVLDVKVKGTASHAAHQNDDNAIYKSIPVMEWFKNYKFDKISEVLGPVKMTVTQISAGKQHNVVPSECDLVVDIRVTDCYSNTEILDVVKANVNAEVTPRSMHLNASSIPVTHGLVQAGIALGRTTYGSPTLSDQSVLSCQSLKLGPGETLRSHSADEFIFINEIEEGVDLYIKILSDFFRL
- the argB gene encoding acetylglutamate kinase; this encodes MKKVTVIKIGGNIIDNPTELEQFLTDFSKIEGYKVVVHGGGKSATKMAQSIGLVPQMIEGRRITDAPMLDVAVMIYAGQINKYIVAQLQAKDNNAIGFSGADGNLIQSEKRNHPTIDYGFVGDVKQVNTILLATLLQSGIVPVFCAITHDKKGQLLNTNADTIASELAIALAEVFDVTLTYCFEKQGVLLDSEDDTSVITEINEALYAKLKAEEVIHSGMIPKLDNCFNSLSRGVQKIKIGHHRMLQSPDVLHTTIIL
- a CDS encoding virulence RhuM family protein, with translation MQKPILLYQTADTNINVEVTYIDENFWLTQKAIAELFTVDVRTVNEHLQNIFNSEELEKIATNRKIRIVQKEGNRQVSREIDFYNLDAIIAVGYRVNSKQATQFRIWATKTLKEFIIKGFVLNDEMLKNGSSFGKDYFEELLGKIREIRSSERRFYQKITDIYALSADYEKGASETRAFFASVQNKLHWAISGKTAAEIIYTEADAAKLHMGLSTWKDAPDGKIQKADVVIAKNYLSENHIQELNRIVSAYLDLAENNAKRQLLMKMEDWSTFLNNFLQLSNYPILLDNGKISLLEAKIKAESEFDKFRIIQDRDYISDFDREVLKIKKSNK
- a CDS encoding N-acetylornithine carbamoyltransferase; translation: MNYISIQDSSSLSKWVRSALKIKKSPLKNQSLGKNKTLGMLFFNPSLRTRLSTQKAALNLGMNVMVMNFTNEGWTLEFEDGAVMNSGASEHIKEAAEVVSQYCDIIAIRAFAGLESKEKDYSETVISGFIKHATVPIVNMESAVRHPLQSLADAITMEEYKTEHKPKVVLSWAPHPKALPQAVANSFVEMMQLQKEMDFVITHPEGYELSPEITKDCKIEYDQNKAFENADFVYVKNWSNFNDYGKVTNIDPSWTVTTEKMALTNNGKFMHCLPVRRNVIVSDEVIDSENSIVIQQANNRTYAAQLVLQKILKKL
- the argH gene encoding argininosuccinate lyase codes for the protein MKLWEKGIPTDKQIEQFTVGNDRELDLVLAKYDALGSIAHAKMLGQIGLLTSEETTSLVDALNEIITDIAKGNFVIEDSFEDVHSKIEYLLTVKLGDAGKKIHTARSRNDQVLVDVHLYLKDEVKALKEQVKTLFDLLMESAEKHQNVLLPGYTHLQIAMPSSFGMWFSAYAESLIDDITMLNAAGKIVDQNPLGSAAGYGSSFPINRTFTTQELGFETLKFNAVAAQMSRGKAEKTVAFAMSSVAATLSKFAMDVCLYMSQNFDFIGLPSHLTTGSSIMPHKKNPDVFELIRGKCNKIQALPYEITLITNNLPSGYHRDLQLLKEGLFPALQNLKACLDIAIFSIKDITVKDHILEDKKYDYLFTVDTLNEMVVAGMPFRDAYKAVAEQLEAGTYKSPKETKHTHEGSINNLCLDAIKAKMKAAY